The Zalophus californianus isolate mZalCal1 chromosome 7, mZalCal1.pri.v2, whole genome shotgun sequence genome includes a region encoding these proteins:
- the TAP1 gene encoding antigen peptide transporter 1, which yields MGSSGSPSPCGCLCSSRASLAWLGVSLLLLADWVLLREALPRICSVLVPTEQPLLRVCVVGLSRWAVLWLGARGVLRTTVGSGRESAGVRGWLAALQPLAAALGLALPGLALFRELRSWGVPRDSDSSRLLHWGSRLDAFALSYLAALPAAAMWHKLSGLWGPESHRGSGDAVRRLLGCLGSEIRRLRLLLVLLVLSSLGEMAIPFFTGHLTDWILQDRTASAFTRNITLMSILTTASAVLEFVADGIYNSTMGRVRSHFQGEVFRAVLRQETEFFQQNQTGAITSRVTEDTSTLSESLSEKLSLLLWYLVRGLCLLGLMLWGSLSLTMVTLVALPLLFLLPKKLGKWYQVLAAQVQKSLAESSQVAIEVLSAMPTVRSFANEEAEAQKFSQKLQDMSTLHQKEALAYAVNLWTISISGMLLKVGILYIGGHLVTSGAVSSGSLVTFILYQMQFTSAVEALLSTYPSVQKAVGSSEKIFEYLDRIPRCPASGVLTSLNLEGLVQFQDVSFAYPNRPDVPVLQGLTFTLRPGEVTALVGPNGSGKSTVAALLQNLYQPTGGRLLLDGKPLPHYEHRYLHTQVAAVRQEPQLFGRSFQENIAYGLVPKPTVEEIIAAAVVSGAHSFISELPEGYDTEVGEAGSQLSGGQRQAVALARALIRKPRVLILDDATSALDADSQLRVEQLLYKSPERCSRSVLLITHCLSSLEQADQILFLEGGTICEAGTHQQLMERRGHFWAMMQAPGGSEAPE from the exons ATGGGCAGCTCAGGGTCCCCCAGCCCCTGCGGCTGCCTCTGCTCGTCCCGAGCTTCCCTGGCGTGGCTGGGGGTATCGCTGCTGCTTCTCGCCGACTGGGTGCTGCTCCGGGAGGCGCTCCCCAGAATATGCTCCGTGCTGGTCCCCACCGAGCAGCCCCTGCTCCGGGTCTGTGTGGTGGGCCTGAGCCGCTGGGCTGTGCTGTGGCTGGGGGCCCGTGGTGTTCTCCGGACAACGGTGGGCTCCGGCAGGGAAAGCGCAGGAGTCCGGGGATGGCTGGCCGCTCTGCAGCCATTGGCGGCGGCGCTGGGCTTGGCCCTGCCGGGACTGGCCTTGTTCCGAGAGCTGCGCTCGTGGGGAGTTCCCAGGGATTCTGACAGCTCCAGGCTCCTGCACTGGGGAAGTCGCCTGGACGCTTTCGCCCTCAGTTACTTGGCAGCACTGCCCGCAGCCGCCATGTGGCATAAGCTCAGCGGACTTTGGGGGCCGGAAAGTCACAGGGGTTCAGGAGACGCGGTGCGCCGTCTTCTAGGCTGTCTGGGTTCCGAGATACGACGCCTCCGGCTCCTGCTGGTCCTGTTGGTTCTCTCCAGTCTTG GGGAAATGGCCATTCCCTTCTTCACCGGCCACCTCACTGACTGGATTCTACAAGACAGGACAGCCTCTGCCTTCACACGGAACATAACGCtcatgtccattctcaccacagCCAG TGCCGTGCTGGAGTTCGTGGCTGATGGGATCTATAACAGCACCATGGGCCGTGTGCGCAGCCACTTTCAGGGAGAAGTATTTCGGGCTGTCCTGCGCCAGGAAACGGAGTTTTTCCAACAGAACCAAACGG GAGCCATCACTTCTCGGGTGACAGAGGACACATCCACCCTGAGTGAGTCTCTGAGTGAGAAGCTGAGCCTACTGTTGTGGTACCTGGTGCGGGGGCTGTGTCTCTTGGGGCTCATGCTCTGGGGGTCACTGTCACTCACCATGGTCACCCTGGTCGCCCtgcctctgcttttccttctgcctaagaAGCTGGGAAAATGGTACCAG GTGCTGGCAGCCCAGGTGCAGAAGTCTCTGGCAGAGTCCAGCCAGGTGGCCATCGAGGTGCTGTCAGCTATGCCCACAGTCCGGAGCTTTGCCaatgaggaggctgaggcccagaagTTTAGCCAAAAGCTGCAGGATATGAGTACCCTCCATCAGAAGGAGGCTCTGGCCTATGCAGTCAACCTCTGGACCATCAGT ATCTCAGGGATGCTGCTGAAGGTGGGAATCTTATACATTGGTGGGCATCTGGTGACAAGTGGGGCTGTAAGCAGCGGGAGCCTTGTCACATTTATTCTCTACCAGATGCAGTTCACCTCAGCTGTAGAG GCACTGCTCTCCACCTACCCCAGTGTACAGAAGGCTGTGGGCtcctcagagaaaatatttgaatacctGGACCGGATTCCTCGCTGTCCTGCCAGTGGTGTGTTGACTTCCTTAAACTTGGAGGGCCTTGTCCAGTTTCAAGATGTCTCCTTCGCCTACCCAAACCGTCCAGATGTCCCGGTGCTGCAG GGGCTGACGTTCACCCTACGTCCCGGTGAGGTGACGGCTCTGGTGGGGCCCAATGGGTCTGGGAAGAGCACAGTGGCTGCCTTGCTGCAGAATCTGTACCAGCCCACGGGGGGCAGGCTGCTGCTGGATGGGAAGCCCCTTCCCCACTATGAACACCGCTACCTGCACACACAG GTGGCTGCAGTGAGACAAGAGCCGCAGCTATTTGGAAGgagttttcaagaaaatattgCCTACGGCCTTGTCCCGAAGCCAACTGTGGAGGAAATCATAGCTGCTGCAGTGGTGTCTGGAGCCCATAGTTTCATCTCTGAACTCCCTGAGGGCTATGACACAG AGGTAGGCGAGGCGGGGAGCCAGCTATCGGGGGGTCAGCGACAGGCAGTGGCCTTGGCTCGAGCATTGATCCGGAAACCACGTGTACTCATCCTGGATGATGCTACCAGTGCCCTTGATGCAGACAGCCAGTTACGG GTGGAGCAGCTCCTGTACAAAAGCCCTGAGCGGTGCTCTCGGTCTGTGCTTCTCATCACCCATTGTCTCAGCTCGTTGGAGCAGGCTGACCAAATCCTCTTTCTGGAAGGAGGCACCATCTGTGAAGCAGGAACCCACCAGCAGCTCATGGAGAGGAGGGGGCACTTCTGGGCCATGATGCAGGCTCCTGGCGGGTCAGAAGCTCCAGAATGA